A section of the Cuniculiplasma divulgatum genome encodes:
- a CDS encoding sugar phosphate nucleotidyltransferase, translating to MKALITAAGRGVRSGLDGKLRKEMLPVYDMRGGRLVLRPMLDVIITRFHSMGIDDVAVVLEPSDDQTHSYISREFPEVTVLHQKKQRGFGDAVLAGMEFIDGERFALNAGDGILLDEKTQSDCIRQKTPGNILTVRRVKNPENYGTARIDREGSQLIVREVVEKSANPPSDYALCAFYILEPGIFAHLSADVSENVELTPAINSMIREGTPTFAKVVKHDDWVSVGRVDDYVRVLSETLGRSRGNVN from the coding sequence ATGAAAGCACTTATCACTGCTGCAGGAAGAGGCGTTAGATCCGGCCTGGACGGGAAACTTAGAAAGGAGATGCTCCCCGTATACGATATGAGGGGTGGACGGCTTGTGCTGCGCCCCATGCTTGACGTGATCATCACCCGTTTCCACAGCATGGGCATAGATGACGTTGCAGTGGTTCTGGAACCATCTGATGACCAGACGCATTCATACATTTCACGCGAATTCCCGGAAGTAACTGTATTGCACCAGAAAAAACAGAGGGGGTTCGGGGATGCCGTCCTTGCCGGAATGGAGTTCATTGATGGTGAGAGGTTCGCCCTCAATGCCGGGGATGGAATACTTCTGGACGAGAAAACCCAGTCTGACTGCATCAGGCAGAAAACACCGGGCAACATCCTGACTGTGAGGAGGGTGAAGAACCCCGAGAACTATGGGACTGCCAGGATAGATCGTGAGGGATCACAGCTTATTGTCAGGGAGGTTGTGGAAAAATCTGCGAATCCTCCTTCGGATTATGCCCTCTGCGCATTCTACATACTTGAGCCGGGTATATTCGCCCACCTGTCTGCCGATGTGTCAGAGAACGTGGAGCTGACTCCTGCCATAAACAGCATGATAAGGGAAGGAACACCGACATTTGCCAAGGTTGTGAAGCATGACGACTGGGTCAGTGTTGGGAGAGTAGATGACTACGTCAGAGTTCTCTCCGAGACCCTGGGAAGAAGCCGCGGCAATGTCAATTGA